CCAAAGATAATAAATATTGGCGCTATGACGGTGGAGATGCAGGTTCACCTTTAGAAATCAATTGTTATTTAGCAGTTTCTTAACAGTTGTCGCTGCCTGATTGTTTGTACTTTGTATAATTAAAAAACTATTTTTGTGCGATGGATTATCCAAGTAAAGTATTAGCCAAAGCAGTTGAAGAAATTTCCGGACTTCCCGGTATTGGTAAAAAATCGGCACTGAGGTTGGCACTCCACCTGTTGAAGCAACCCGACAGCCAGGCCATTTCATTGGGAGACTCGCTCAAGAAACTGGTGATAGATATTAAATACTGCCGTAATTGCCATAACTTTTCAGATGCTGAGATCTGTGAAATCTGCGCAGATGAACGACGAAGCGACGATGTATTGTGCATCGTAGAAGACGTACGCGATGTGATGGCGATAGAAAATACGGGTAAATACCGGGGTAAATATTTGGTTTTGGGAGGTAAAATTTCGCCGATGGAAGGGGTAGGACCCAGCCAGCTAAATATTTCATCCATTGGGAAGAAACTTGAGAACGCCACGGTCAAAGAGCTTATATTCGCGCTCAGCGCTACGATGGAAGGTGATACCACGGCTTATTACATCTATAAAAAGTTTAAAAATTCGGGCGTGTCATTTTCCACCATTGCCCGCGGTATTTCAGTTGGGGATGAACTGGAGTATGCTGATGAGATCTCCCTCGGCCGCTCTATACAGAACCGCCTGCCGTACACAGAAAAAGACTAAGGATTATTCCCCGGAAATCGTTATTTTAGCCTTGCCAAAAATGGTTTTCTTACCGTGATTTCTGTTATCATCCCTGTTTACAACGCCGAAAAAACCCTTGAAAAAGCACTGCTGTCTGTAAAGAAACAGACGTGGGACGGTGTTTTTGAAGTCATTGTAGTTAATGATGGCTCTACAGACCAAAGCGCTGAGGTGATCGCGCGTTTCAGAGCACAGCATCCG
This DNA window, taken from Chryseobacterium sp. 6424, encodes the following:
- the recR gene encoding recombination mediator RecR produces the protein MDYPSKVLAKAVEEISGLPGIGKKSALRLALHLLKQPDSQAISLGDSLKKLVIDIKYCRNCHNFSDAEICEICADERRSDDVLCIVEDVRDVMAIENTGKYRGKYLVLGGKISPMEGVGPSQLNISSIGKKLENATVKELIFALSATMEGDTTAYYIYKKFKNSGVSFSTIARGISVGDELEYADEISLGRSIQNRLPYTEKD